Within the Hermetia illucens chromosome 6, iHerIll2.2.curated.20191125, whole genome shotgun sequence genome, the region ATTACGAGCAGTTAACGAAAAATGCAATTGATATGGTAAGAGTTTAAATTTGAATCTCTCATTTATCGGGCAGCAAAAGTGTTAATTAATTTCAATGATCCCTTCCCAGGTATCAGATGTTTTGCCGAAAAATTCAAAGTATGTGGAAAGTATTACTACATTTGCTGGAAGCTCATCGTTCTTTAAGAGAATTATCGAGTTGATTAACGTAGAGTCGGAATTATCGGTGATTTGTCACGGAGATTGCTGGACGAACAATTTCTTGTATCGGTATAATGAAGAAGGACATGTGGTTGAAGTAAGTTGCATATCCATTTCTTAGTGTATGTAAGAGAAATAGAAAAGTGATCAGTTAGCAAGTATCTGAGCTGTGGGAAAAAACATGCATTTTCCCCAAATCTTTCCCTTCATTTATTTCCAGACTGTGTTAGTCGACTTTCAATGCATTCGATATGGATCATTAGCTCTAGATGTTTCCAACCTAATTTATTGCTGCACATCCAAAGAAATGCGGGACAAGCATTTGCAATCATTTCTAAGACTTTACACGGGAGAACTCTTCAAACAACTGAAAACACTGGGCCACCTCTCGGAATCCTACAGCACAGAGGACAAATGCTTCGAATTGTGagtcaaaatatttaaattagagTAACTTTACGTCAATTCAATTCGTTTATCTTTTTCCTCACACCCAGAGTCAACTCTGATTTAAAAACTTACGGAAAATTTGCTCTTGGTCTAGCAATGGATATACTCCCAATGAGTACGTGTGCATCAGAGGATGCACCTGATTTATTTCAGAACAGATCCGAGGAGGCAACAGGAGCGCCTGAATTGAATTTTCCCCCAAATGATTTATGTCGACAGAAAATGGCGGAGATCGTTGTTGATCTTGTGGACAGCGGAATGCTATAAGATGGTAGTTTTAAGATAATTTTTATCCACTTTATTTTCGAATTTATTTCTGCACTTAAGAAGGATTTGCATTTAAGCACAAAATCGACAATCTTTCTTATTTCGACAATATTGTACGAACTTTTCGTGTTCGTTTTTCTTGACTGTGTTATGATACTATAGTTCAACTCAACGGCATCAAATTTACTAATAATGTTAGGCGCTTTGAAAATTGTCAGTAAAAGAATCATTTCCCGGTAATTAGGAATATTTccaataaaacaaaacttttaaaatCGTTCAGTGCCaaccaaaaaaaatcaatgttGCTAATGT harbors:
- the LOC119659529 gene encoding uncharacterized protein LOC119659529, which gives rise to MGVNEETSSTSTLTLQLFQDIFKDSDPGVTIDNFEEARGSGKGDNYTAALYRVHLKGYCRNSTDGKKLKWEKSVICKQLPHSVVIREAYKSVELFRNEVEFYTTILPELIAFQRSKTNDIFKAIPKIYLARDDLIIMEDLHTRNFQMPDRQKGLSVEETEAALKEIAKLHSLSLAYKAKNPKGFERLKSLIREAIFSSTKEDWYKKYYEQLTKNAIDMVSDVLPKNSKYVESITTFAGSSSFFKRIIELINVESELSVICHGDCWTNNFLYRYNEEGHVVETVLVDFQCIRYGSLALDVSNLIYCCTSKEMRDKHLQSFLRLYTGELFKQLKTLGHLSESYSTEDKCFELVNSDLKTYGKFALGLAMDILPMSTCASEDAPDLFQNRSEEATGAPELNFPPNDLCRQKMAEIVVDLVDSGML